In Solenopsis invicta isolate M01_SB chromosome 9, UNIL_Sinv_3.0, whole genome shotgun sequence, the sequence atacacactattgaacactcatgcgcgcgcgcgcgcatacacacacacacgcgcgcgcacgcgcatacacacacacacgcacgcacgcgcgcgcgcgcacacacacacacacacacacacacacgatgtgcaaatatcCGACCGGTAACCTCCATGTGGTGCATATtgagtaatgctaatgtcggtagacgtcatttttcagaaaaatgtactgtaaaaaatgtgtttcttcgaggtcttgtaactcggtcaaaaaaaatcgtagaaaaaattttaaaaaaagcattttgtagaaaaaaatctcatactttatggcacttgcattggatttatcgagaaaaaattttttattgagttacaggctgttaaaaatacgtaatttcaaggaaaaaacagtgtatcttttttggggcagagtactaagaaattaaaaaaatttttgaaaaccattaataacatgttaaagctgaaacttcgagctttaaaatgattttttgattttttgtctacgatgatttttcacggagtacgaatatcatttgtaaaaaatgcaggtttagcttccatgttgcgtaactcggccaaaaaaaatcgtagagaaattttaaaaaaagcattttgtaggcaaaatgtcgtagtttatgaagctttacttgaattattcgaaaaaaatttgttggttgagctgcaaagtgtcaaaagtacgaaattttaaggaacaaaacagagtgtgcttttttactgcataagacaaggaagttaaaagaattttgaaaatctgctaataGAACGTTAAAGTTgaatcttcaagcttcaaaatgctttttttattttttatctacgatgatttttcaccgagttacagtcatttgaaaatagcctaatttttggtgtctggaaagtgttccctatttttttttgagtagtgtatatagaATGGTAGTATGGTATCTAGAAATATAAGGAATAGTAATAGAAtgtaaattgcaataaatttgtaaaatagataaaaaacgGAAGAAGTAAGATCTGGACGATATCGATCGTGTATAATAAGACTTCTCACTTAAGCCCCAGTAAGATATTCGTGTTGCGAAAGCAATATGTGCTATATGTGGCCGAGCATTGTCATGGGTAAGATgacttttacaaaaaagtattttatgtctACTTTGCATatctgtattataaatattaaaagttatgacatttattttaattattttattacaacataGTATTGCAATGTACATGTGTTGAGAAGAAAACACGTGTACATAACAACGCTTGCATTTTAGTTACTATTtagattattttgtaattaaaacgcTTAATTAGTTCGATAAATGATGACTAcattgttacatatatatacaattattgtttatatatctTCACCGATTCTGTAGCcgtaattaatgattaaaagtCATTATggcaaaaagttaaaatttggtaattaatattatattttatatattatacacacatatatatatatatattagttaaTAGTACTAAaacattctaaaatatttagacaagatttcgtaaaattttatacctgttgtattcttttatttcagtataatatttaagattttttctaaacgataattttgatttttatttcaatttcttttatctCTATATAAATGGTCGTGAATATTTCATAGTATTGATACGGCGTAGTATTGATGACATAAATACAACatttaagatacattttatattatatcttaaaacaattatgtacaTAATCACTATATTACATAAACATTTATGCTTATCGGCTTGCATAAGCTTGAATATTCTAAGAAAATGTgtatgtcaaataataaatagctgacttaaaaatctgtattatatttaaaataagaagtCACATTGGAGATGTCACGATTTTcataactattatatttgcaattatagtATGACagtctttttttattacgcAATTCCATTTCTACTGCACTCGTTTTCCAGATACGAACATTATAAGATATgcagtaaaaataaatgttacattgtACGTTGATCAACCGAACAAAACGAGAAATAGAAGCAAAGTTGGATGTACATTAGTGAACAAAAAGATATTGTAAAATGTGGCTCTTTAATAGAATGTGTACAAGCAAAGTGCGTCTTGACGGTAAAATTGCTGTGATAACGGGGGCAAATAGTGGAATTGGCAAAGAAACTGTCAAAGATTTTTACAGAAGAGGTATTTGAATATTGCATTAAACAGTGATTCAAATTGTCCACAgtgatttaaatttcaattttctaataaaatattgtaataaaactaaataaatgtaacaatacttttataaatcaataatttttgagaatgTTTGAGAgatcttttgtttatttttatttatttatttattcaacgagtttcttgttggaaaaaacatttgtaattgGCATGCGGGAAAtcacttaaattaaaaatatcttctcTATTGAAGATAGAACAAATACTCAAAAAAGGAATTAGTACGGGCAAAATTTTATCtctaaagataatataataataatatataatatctgttttttttctattgacTCTTTTTTATCATAAGCGTAATGATGTGTGCACTAAAAAGTTTCacttttttcttaagaaaatcgtacttttttattgttcgtaaatagattttttatacattatgttaatataaaaataatagagtgAGATGctcgaaaaagaaatatttataccttGATATTTTTATGCACAAACTATTGagattaattattgtattagaGTTGTTTTTCCAGAAAGTtatgtaattagtaaaatataattacatatcatttttaaaaagtaactatgCATGCTCTTTTGCACTGCttgattcaaaaacaaatttatgatttactaatttatgtaattaacaatactaatattacaaaatttgtaatacgtacttttaaaattgtattaatcgaatttctttaaatctttttgCAAATAGATAAGTgactcaaataataaaaaaaattgtagaatgtttagatataatatttgtatttaggTGCTAGAGTAATTCTTGCCTGTCGGAATATGGAATTGGCAAAGGAAGCAGTCAAGGATATAAAAGATAATCCACCTCCAgggtataatttaaatatatctaaagttatatattattttttttaaataaattaaattaactatttgtaaatttgtaataaattgaaTTCGCGATGCAACTTTTAGGATTGATGTGGACGAGTATCAAAATGGTGCAGGCGAACTCGTGATTTATTCTCTCGATCTCTCTAGTTTGAAGAGCGTGAGAAATTGTGCCAGAAATTTGGTGACAAATGAAGCAGCTATTCATATACTTGTAAACAATGCCGGTGCAGTGCTTCTTCCGTTCCAAAAAACTGAGGATGGACAcgaattgttatttcaaataaattatctcGGTCATTTTCTTTTCACGCTTTTATTACTACCAAAAATGCAATTATCTGCTCCTGGATGTAGGATAGTCAACATCTCTTCTATATTACATTTCCGTatgtaaaattaacaattttagaaaGAAAGAATCTATTTCTTTGactaatatttgaatattttttactgtCATGTACAAGTTGTTACGTAAAAAAAGTCACGCACAAAGAAATTCTATTACAGTAGGTGATATAAATTTCGATGatatttatttggaaaaatCTTACAAGTACTGGCCTGCTTATAATCAAAGTAAACtggcaaatattttatttactaagGAACTTGCACGTCGATTGCAAGGTaagtaaataaaagatattataaagaGAGCAATAAATTCTCATTCGTCGACGCATAATGAGTCAtacattatcatttattaaatactaattaataattaattgttaataatatattacagaaTAAGTTTTATCACAAAAGAACAATTCTGTTAGTGTCTAAAATTTAGCAAGGtacctataaatataaaaataattttattggatcaaaataattatgtggacCGTTCAATCTGGTTggtaaaatgtcaaaactttttgaacCTTTGCTCATTACGCTTGAGCatcttatataattaatttgatattccaacaaaaaattgtattatagaACAATATTcagctaaaattttaaatactttaataaaattgttcttttctattattagtattttattatgGCATATAATggtgttaaaatttttttatacatcgtAATGTAAAACAACAATAAGCTCATAAAAAAGAAGTCTTTATCAAGAAGTTTTTATTATCTTACTTCGTAAATATAATCTTACTTCGATTCTTTAGAGGCGAACATTCATGGAATAAACGTATATTCCGTGCATCCTGGTCTAATACCAACGAAAATATTTCGACATGGCGATAGCTCGATGTTTCCGGGAGCATACTATTATTGGAATTTATTTACgagaatattttgcaaaaatattgttcaaGGAGCGCAAACGATGATATATTGTTCAGTAGATGAGAAAACAGCTAATGAGACTGGGCTGTATTATTCGTAagaatacattatataaatgtgAATTACTATACTACTATTATAATTCAGTTTATGCTGTAACCgagcaaattttaatttacttttaagaatattttattttttaaaaaataatatttttttcacattttttaatttttaatagaaactgTAATGTTGCTACTCCGCAATGGAGAGCAAGGGATGAACAATACGCCAAGAAATTATGGAATTTATCCTGCCGACTTTTGCATTTGGAGCTTGAAGGAGATCTTAACACGCTTTTGAAAATTGTCTCGCGTCAACTCGCggaataaaaacaaatgtattttttgatatacattaaatatgtataaaacaacacattagcaatataataaaatacaattctatgttataaattacaatatgcTGCAAATAATATTCTGAGAAGCATTGTTTTCATTTACCAAAAGATAAAGCATCGCAGCAGAGTAATgatttcaaaaaaatgaaattaatgtattgtatactaaaatgtaattaataagtattttgttATTGCTACgattaaattatagaaatgtttacgaaaattataaacaattataaaaataataaaaaaccaaaatgattggattttatttttaagtatagcAATGTAAAATAACTGTCggtaaaattttatacagtaGTTTATCTTAcgtgtttatatattatacataaacacATATTCGTTTCGAATACATcatcttattatataaaaaatacacagatttatatataatagttttaataagtatataataattttatgaaataaatagtagtaaaaaatgattttcataGTGATTAACTATTATTTTGGCGCCAATTGTAACAAATACAGCtggattttatattattcatcaCTTCTTTCTTGAAAGCACTTTCTAGAAGTGAATGCTCAGTCCAGTGACTTTTAGTCTTGCTACTTGTTTATAACCGTATATTGCTGTTAGAATTAGCCCACGATTTTCATGATTATGATTGACAATATAAATCTGATGACAcgtcattgtttttaaacacaACGCTATGATTAATGTTCGTGGGAGACCATGTGTATAGGATAATCGTGATTTTATACTTTCACCTAAAAGAGGTTGGTGACGGGAGGAAACATCCATCTTCGATGTGCAAGTGTATCGACTGTCGACGGAAGAACTGGTAGCGTACTAAGCCGCGGCTGCATCACCGCGAAATTGCGTTAACATTGACACTCAAATGCCTTGCGATGATGCAACACGTCATGAAACATCTAATGATATAATGTACGCATGGTGCGTCGCACGTTATTTAAGATACGCATGTTCTAAAGTAGCTTGCATCGGATATGTATACTAATCATTGAGTTATTTTTGTATGTGACGAAACCTGGCTATTATTAGACAGGTATCTCACGtatcaatttataaaagttacattGACTGTCAAACTAGTGTTATTAAAATTCCACCGATATGCAAAATGCATTATCTATTGGTTGAAGCTTTCAGAATATATTATTACTACAAGACAGGTATCCATATTCACGtcgctttttaattaattctttataagaaactggatatattattattataagtatgtattatatttttaaaattgggttaaaatataaaatacaaatttcgaaGTTGTAAATCTTAATTCGTCATTactcttttgaaaaatattatcaagtaTACATTGTGTTTCCCAgggaaaaatgataaatcaaattgACATTGATTCGGCGTTGATGGCGCGTCAATAATTTTTCCACatcaaaaaatatcaatcagATTGACCAAACGTCGATAGCATTTACAATCTTTGATAGGTGTAATTAATAAACcccaaaacaaaatttaaaagttgcaCAAAAAGCTAAATTAAAAGTTGCACTAAgtgattaaattaagttaaattaaaagtttacatttagaagtattatttattttaattattttaataaatattttgacttttGGTATGATTTTTCTGtccttttatttcattaaacgACTCccgagaaataattaaattgtagcACTTCATAGCATTCCGTAGCACTCTGTAGTATTCCGTAGTACTCCGTAGCACTCCGTAGCTTTCCGTAGCATTTCGTAGCTTTCCGTAGCATTCGTAGCATTCCGTAACACTCCGTAATACTCTGTAGCATTCCGTAGCACTCCGTAGCACTCCATAGCATTCGTAGCATTCCGTAGCACATGTAGTACACGTAGCACACGTacttataatacttttaaatgtaCACTTTTGTTtgctttaataaaatgttttacctTTTGGTATCTCAATCAGACATCGACAggtctttcaatttttaatatgtgcAATTAATGaatcttgataaaaaatttaaatgttgca encodes:
- the LOC105192797 gene encoding retinol dehydrogenase 11 isoform X1, with translation MWLFNRMCTSKVRLDGKIAVITGANSGIGKETVKDFYRRGARVILACRNMELAKEAVKDIKDNPPPGIDVDEYQNGAGELVIYSLDLSSLKSVRNCARNLVTNEAAIHILVNNAGAVLLPFQKTEDGHELLFQINYLGHFLFTLLLLPKMQLSAPGCRIVNISSILHFLGDINFDDIYLEKSYKYWPAYNQSKLANILFTKELARRLQEANIHGINVYSVHPGLIPTKIFRHGDSSMFPGAYYYWNLFTRIFCKNIVQGAQTMIYCSVDEKTANETGLYYSNCNVATPQWRARDEQYAKKLWNLSCRLLHLELEGDLNTLLKIVSRQLAE
- the LOC105192797 gene encoding retinol dehydrogenase 11 isoform X2; amino-acid sequence: MCYMWPSIVMGARVILACRNMELAKEAVKDIKDNPPPGIDVDEYQNGAGELVIYSLDLSSLKSVRNCARNLVTNEAAIHILVNNAGAVLLPFQKTEDGHELLFQINYLGHFLFTLLLLPKMQLSAPGCRIVNISSILHFLGDINFDDIYLEKSYKYWPAYNQSKLANILFTKELARRLQEANIHGINVYSVHPGLIPTKIFRHGDSSMFPGAYYYWNLFTRIFCKNIVQGAQTMIYCSVDEKTANETGLYYSNCNVATPQWRARDEQYAKKLWNLSCRLLHLELEGDLNTLLKIVSRQLAE